The Anopheles maculipalpis chromosome 3RL, idAnoMacuDA_375_x, whole genome shotgun sequence genomic sequence ttccaggaaccACGGACTAGGGCTACATTCCTCCATCCATAGCTACATCCGATCTCCTCTAcgtctcgtgccgaacgggtcgcttaCGAGCACTttcctggtggggcatgaggcgcaggtggcttgcaaggcctctcccccaacgctctgtctcgtcggagggcctacgcatcctagCTGATTCGAGTCCCATAGGATGCCAGGACCGAAGGGACAACCAGGCGCCCATAACGAGGACGAGGACGGAGACGGTGCGTGGGTACTTAAGGATTAGTGGATGAGAGTAAGGAAAGAGCAGGAATTGCGCATGGAAAAGCGGGTAAAAATcctctcctcctcctctgTAGCTCCCAAGCTAGAGTGGGACCAAATTGCTGAAAAGTGTTAGAAAGGAGGACAGTGTAGACGTGGAGGAAATGCTTTAAGAAATATGTACATAATCAGCACAGGAAGGGATGGAAGTACAGCGCCGACTCGTcacatttaatataatttgGTTATTAACCAAATTGTAGCTTAATCTTTTCTCCCTccgaagagaaaaatattccaatcTAGTTAGCGCAAGCAAATTTTGCACCACAATTTGATTTCGAGTAACAGGAGATCATAGCAAGCTAGGAAGTAGCATTTATTCGAAAAACATCGGTTTTTTCTCAGCTGGTAAAGTCACCGAAAAATTAATCGTGTTGCATACTTAGAGGCGcataaaaagcttaaaaattaTACATCGCTAAAGCTATCAAAATTTGTGAAGCGGATTGCATACTGGTAGGCGCTTAATAATAGTACTGTTTCAGAAACCTtcgaaaaatatcaaattcaaatttaaatttgaaattggaATTCGAAATTTAGAATTAAATtggaaatttgattttttcttcataaattttaagCACGATACCTGTTACCAACTCCaatggatgctctcctgttactatcaGTCGTTCACAATAGAAAATTGTCCATGGACCAAAATCGTGcaagttatcgtcgattttccgcTAAATACCTTTTTCATGGAATAATTGGGCAGGGGTAGAAGAACCGATGTGGaatttttcttaaaaacaTGCGCGACTATGCGAcatgtttttccacaataacaaGGCGAGGGGttgagggatcgggttggggtgttcggcaaaaagatgcacggcttcaagacgcatccaacggtatgccggacgctgggatcggaccaggaatgaccgagttatcgtcggtTTTCCACTGGAATGccgttgttttccgcaataacttggcggggggtggagggatcgggttggggtgttcgacaaaaagatgcgcggctctaagacgcatccaacggtatgccggacgcaaGGATCGTGCCAGGAATGAGCGatttatcgtcgattttcgccgattttccgcaataactgggcgggggttggagggatcgggttggggtgttcggcaaaagaTGCTTGGCTCTAAggcgcatctaacggtatgccgaACGTCAGGATTGGacgaaaactgagcgagttatcgccgattttcacCGATTTTCTGTAATAACTGGGCAGGGGGTGGACGGATCTTGTCgaggtgttcgacaaaaagatgcgcggctctaagacgcatccaacggtatgccggacgcaaGGATCGTGCCAGGAATGAGCGatttatcgtcgattttcgccgattttccgcaataactgggcgggggttggagggatcgggttggggtgttcggcaaaaagatgcgcggttttaagacgcattcaacggtatgccggacgctaGGATTGGACCAGTAACGACCGAgtaatcgccgattttccacgggaatgctgctagTGGAATTTCCCGTAAGAGGGGTAATCGGGGGAAGGCGGAACCCTTAGTTCccttaaatgtttaaaaacacgttgtagagatttattttaaagatatttcaagaaagaaataaaattgagacagaaaaacttcaaacggaaagaaaaacttaatttcgatcggaaaaatatttgtcatgacggaaagaaaataattttcggaccacttttaaaatttccatttgctacctcctcgaattcatgctctcctgttactcctggtcgaattttgccgcatcgaaaaccGACCAATTTTGGCCCAAAAATCCGCCCCGGAGCGTCtcgtagtaacaggagagcatgagtTCGAGGAGATAGCTCGGGCCGgccaaaaaattctaaaatcagttttcattttcgaaatccaaattaaatttgggttggaaattttaagttaggatttcaactttaaattttgcatcgggactttaaaactgactttggattttaaaaccggatttggaattttttggccggcccgagctactttctcgaattcatgctctcctgttactacaagtCGCTCCGGGCCGGATTTTTGTGCCGAAAATCCGGAAATtattatgcggcaaaattcgaccaggagtaacaggagagcatactagTCGAGGAGgtggcaaatggaaattttaaaagtggtccgaaaattattttctttccgtcatgacaaatatttttccggccAATTTAAGAGTGTTCTcccaattttatgaaattcatccttaattttgtttctttctttaaatatcttttaaaaCGTCCTCTACAActtgtttttcaataattaaGGGAACTAAGGGTTCCGTCTTCCCCCTATTACCCCCCCTTCCGGGAAAATCCAAccacagcattcccgtggaaaatcgacgataactcggtcattcctggttcgattCTTGTgtacggcataccgttggatgcgtctttgagccgcgcatctttttgccgaacaccccaacccgatccctccagcccccgcccagttattgcggaaaatcggcgaaaatcggcgattactcgctcagttttggtccgatcccAGCGTTCGGCATTTCGTTGGATTTGTCttgaagccgcgcatctttttgccgaacaccccaacccgatccctccaccccccgcccagttattacggaaaacaacagcattcccgtggaaaatcaattaatcaaaattactcgctcagttttggtccgatcccAGCGTTCGGCATTGTCCGTTGGATTTGTCttgaagccgcgcatctttttgccgaacaacccaacccgatccctccaccccccgcccagttattacggaaaacaacagcattcccgtggaaaatcgacgataactcggtcattcctggtccgatcccaGCGTCCGACATAACATTGGATGAGTTTTGAAGccgtgcatctttttgccgaacaacccaacccgatcccttcactccccgcccagttattgcggaaaaaccgcATTCCAGTGGAAAaccgacgataactcggtcattcctggtccgatcccgGCGTttggcataccgttggatgcgtcttgaagccgcgcatctttttgccgaacaccccaacccgatccctccactcccccgcccagttattgcggaaaatatcGGCGATTTCTTTCTCAATTTTACCAGCTGCAGTTAAGCGAATGCATTTCTCAAACTTTActatacataaaaataatcctACAGCTAACAAtaccatcaaaacaaaagcgtTTCTATGCTGTGAGTGTATGTATTCTTTATTAGCATAgctttagtttaaaaaaacacatacaattTGCgtgtagtttttattttaaatatacttTCACGTAgccattttcttctcaaatattacaaaaaaaaaaacgcacgcaAAGACCGATTTGTTACAGTTTTAAAGCACTTGTTTCTTACGGTGCCATCCTTCGGCTGAGAGGTCCGAACGGTTCGTGGATGAAAGGACAAAGAGATGCTTGTCGAATGCATATTTACATCGCACCGTAGCCGTACAGCGGATAGCGGGAAATGACTATTAACATCGGGCCAACACAACGATCCTACAGATTACAGATACTTTGatggcgtgtgtatgtgtgtgtgtgtgtgtggtctgGGGATTCGGGAAGgaatccttgttttttttttgtaatgtctaaataatatattttacaacgtttccaaaaacacattccacGCATTCCGACAACTTGTCGGTGATGCGCGAAATTCATCACAATAGTGTAAGCAGTAGGTAGTAAGTAGTAATAATGGTGGTGATAGTAGTAGCTAAAGTATAGTAGCAATAGGTTTAAATTAAGACGACAAAAATACATCGAAACGGTAGGCTAAACGCTATAGTACTTTAAGCtaatatgtgtttgtgtgtttttgttttactgtgtATGCTTTTCCGTCTGGCATCCTTATGTACTAAGCTTAATGGaacggttctttttttttaataattttatctttGTGCCACATTCGTGCCACTCTATTGCTCTGTGATTGTCggcgtaaaataaaaataaaaacattaaataattCTACACAACTACTACTGCCTGTGGGCCGCCCCGTGGTCACACTATTTTACATCAAAGCGAGTTTAAGAGAAGCAAACAATAGCCTTACAATAGTGGATCGCAGTGGAGAAGGTTGCGTTAaatatgcttctttttttttgttcctatttcttctctctttctctctctctctctttctctcacttttTTTCGTCCTGTAATAGATCACAAATGGAAGCACATCGCCACCATTATCACGCAGCAATGACTGATTCGAATTTCTGCTTTTTGACGCACTAATACTAACTGCTTATTCGAGAGCGAGATAAGGGGTGTGTCCGTGTTGCGTGCGCTACATTTTCATAAACGATTTCACCTTCTTCACGTACCGATTGATCAACGGTTTCGGTGCTTTCTTGGGTCCTGTAGTGCCCTTCTCGCCGGATGCCGTCGATCCTAGCGAAGAGGTGACGGACGAGTGTGTCGACAGAACGTCATCTTCCCCATCGTCTTCTCGCTTTGTCCGACCGTCCAGCTCTGGCCCTGCACTGTCCACCTCCCGCACGTACCGGGGTGTACTGTCGACCGTGATCGTTTCCTTTTCGCACAACTGCTCGTGTGATGCGGTGTGAGATCCAGCCGCCGAACCGTCGATCGTGTCCTGATCATCATCGTTCGTATCTTCCCGCACGAAGCGCCGATTTAGACAGATGTTGCCACCCATCGAACGAACCGGCGTCTCCGGTGGACACCCATCACCCGTCCCAGAGGTGGGTGAACCCGGTTCTAGCAGCGTTTCCATGCTTTGTGTGTTGTCGAGGAAGTCACCACCGGTTCCATCGTCACCATCATCGAACAGATCGTCCATGCTACGAGATCGTCTATTTTTGCTCTTGATCGAAGCTTCCGTACCGGTTGCTACTTTGCGAGCAATCTGAGGTTCGTTTACCGCTTCCTCTTGGTGCGTTGGCGAGATTGCACCACGTCCATCGACTCGATCATTCCCTTCAGTTGCCTTTGTAGTGGCGGGTTCCACCACCGCCTTGCGGCTCTGCATGCTTGCCGAATCATCCAGCAGTCCATCGTAGCTGTGACTACGCAGCTCAATCTTCGGCGGTAGTGGAGGACGCTGCGAAACCACATTCAACCCTGCGGCAGAACTTCGCCGTAGCTCCGAGGTTGCTCTAGGGTTTAGCAGTCGCGGCAACGAGTTCATGCCACCCGGTACTCCACGATTCGCTTTGGCGTACCGTGCTACCGCACCGCGTCCACCACTACCGCCCGTTGGGCCTTGCCTTGCCGGGCTCGATGACTTGCGGTACAGTTGAGCGAGCGAAGCGTAGTACCGCGGCGGATGAGGACTGCCACCAGCTGGGATGGTACTCGGCGAACCGTTCAACGATCCGGTCGAACCTAACGCCGACACCGGGGGCAGATTGGCAACCGAAGGGGCATCTAGTCATTCGAGGTTACGGCTGTTCTCCTTGTCGCTGCTCTTGCCCGAATCGTTACTGTGCATGCGCTGGTAGATGGCGGACGAGGGTGTGGCATCGCCCGGCTGGCGGCTGTGCAGTCTGCTGCCATGATCCATCATTCCTCCGCGACCGTTTGCTTCTGCTCGCATGAACCTAAAAGGCAAAGGTGCGATAAGACGTACGAGAAAATAGTTAATAGGATGAACTTTGGATGttaaaaggagcagacgaattAACTAATAAGTATCGATAAGGAAGCAATAGTACaggtaaaccaaaaaacaattaaacaaaagGGGGAAAATTACAAGGTTTAAAGAGTGTTAAACTACTTGTAAATTGACCTAAAGAACCAAGTGTCCTTAAGCCCTTTGCTATGGGAGTTCAAATCAACTTAAAACAAATTGCATGCAAATTGTGTTGTTAATAAAGGAGGTTCATGCCATTGGGCTCACCTGTCCGCGCTTGTTGCTTACAGGGTGTGTCCGCTAGCCAGCTTGCATTCCATTCCTTACCCCCCCAAATTCTTTCCGTCGTCCCCTCTTCCATCTACCCATGCACATTCCATCCCCCAAAAACCCCTTTCACGCACacagaaacacgcacacaaacacgttgAAGAAGTTCGTTAGCACACCTTAGCtccagagcacacacacacacaagaaagaaaataaaaaaaaaacgctgcagAAAGCCAACACAGAGAAGAAGGACATTCCATTGGCTTCTAGAGACCCCTAGAACGTGTATGGTAAAAAGCACAGCCGAGCGTTTCGTAGcgttttcggttcggtttgctgAGATCGATTGTGACCCCAACGGACGAGTGGGCAGCCATTTTGGTCCTCTAAACGCTGGGCTCTTTGCTGAGCCTGTGGCGCATCCGCTTGagcaacacacaaataaaaaagcaccaGCTGGAACACCTGGTCCGGGGCTAGCTAATATATGGCCTGGGTGTGTGCACAAGTAGCGATGGTTTTAGTTTCAGCTTAGCTATGTCTATGCGCAGAGTTTGAGCGATTGTTATGGTTAGTGGTATTTCTAATGTacctgagagagagagaaaaagggaagAGAGATAAGGATccggaaacgagaaaaaaagggggaacgTTTATGTATCATTCAAATCACACATTGGGGTGTCATTGCGATCAGATACttggaaaataaaagccattttaataaaaatcatgCAAAGAAATAGGGAACAGGAAGCTTCCCGTCTCTTTTTTGGCTGTTCTTCCTTCAAACTGTTGTTAATACACTGAGCGAAATAAGAAGAGTGCTACCAGTAGCGAACATTTTGGACTATTTTTTCCAAGGTTTCTGCTTTTTTAAGGTTAGAACGTTAGTAATTTTGCCTAAAAAGGTTCCAAATAGATTGAACTAACATTctacactttaaaaaaatcagaatttgtttcaatttgttcGAAGAAGTAGTCTGAAAACATTGTGGTGCTGTTCTTATTTCGCTCAGTGCAGTATTATCAGTTTGTTGGTAGTTAGTTCTTCTacgccaataaaaaaaaaatatatggtGCATCTGCAGTGGAACTTGTGTGCTGTATCATGGCAGTTATCGTGTGATTGTGATGTTAGTAGATACAGAGAAACGAAATTTGTACGTTAGAAGCACTTAAAACAGAACCAGAAATCGATCAAAACTTAGTTACCAGAAAGGTGTCTTACGGTTTAAGTGTTACGGCATCCAACGACTTATCATCGGTTCAAGCAACCGGTTAGCTTACCTTTCCACTTTGTCCACACACGCATCCTGATAGTCGTGGATCCAGCGTATTCCATTGAAATGGCACACACCGCGCATATCTTCGGGCAACTTTTCCGGCTCGGGCCACTGGAAGTTATCGATGATCGGTATAATGTTACATTCCGAGTTGAGAGCTGCGACAATTTCCTACAAAAAGACcagcaaaaaaatctcattagaTGATCGGTATAAGTCGGggtgttttaaaaaaactgctgctcctgctgcacACTTACCCGATGCACCCAATCCTTACACTCGACATCGTCCACACAACGGTTCAACGCATCCGGCGTCAACACCAGCAGGAAGTGTCTCGCGTGCCGAATACTCTGCAGCAGATTATTATCAAACTTTCCCGCCTCCAACCGCTCCACATCGATAAACACCGAGAAGCCGCGCAGCTCCAGATGTACCTTTAGCAAGCTCGCCAACTGTGACCCATTGCTTCGCCGGTAGCTCACAAACACGTCCAAACTTTTCTCCGTACTTTGCTCCGAACGGAACGATGGTATCGATTCGTTCATCTTGATCACCTGCAGTATGCGCGACCGATGGATAGCGTTCGTGATGCCACACGTTGCCGTCAGCTGATCCTCGTCCAACGTTCGCAACGATTCAATGTCCACTCCAGCATTCAACATCGTGTACGTGTAGATCGTGTACTCCGGCCCAATGCGACTCAGGAACGCGTGCAGTCCATCCGGATCGCGCGAACTATAATCCGCCATCTTCTTCAGATTCTGCAACTCGCGCAAAAACCGTATCCGCAAGATTCCATTCTTCATGCCGATATCATTGCACAGGTTGCAATCCTGCATCTGCAGCAGCAGATCACCGTCCACCTTCGAATCGTAAAAGCTCTGCTCGTACTCCCCGAACCCAATCTGCTTCACCCATTCTCGTACATCTTCCGTCGACCAGAGCGGCACCTGTTGAGACAGCTTGTGCGGTACCTCCTCCCCAATCAACCTTAACGCCTGGGCGGCAAACTTCGATGCGATCGCGTTCGGTGAGCTTGCCACCCGTATCAAGGGTTCGATCGCTCCAATCTCCTTGAAAATGTTCGTATTACCCTGCTCCTTCTTAATGCCCGCCTCCATGCAGAAGTGGAACGCGGCCAGATTGCGTGCTTCTTCGCGCTTCGAACTCAACACCGGCACCAACCGCTGCAACCAGTGTTTGCTTTGACCGTGGGCGTGCGCTAGGTTCGACTTGGCAAACTCGGACGGATTGTGCGTCGTTACGAACGGTTCCACCAGATTCAGCGTACCGGACTTGATCACTTCCGCTTCGATCTCCTTGTTCGCAACCAGCACCACGATCGCTAGGCACGCGTAGTACTTAATGTTTTCGTCGTTGTGGAAGGCTAGCGGGAACAACCAGGACGGTACCTTCCGGTTGATCATAGCCTCCTGATTTTCCGACCCACCGTACAGCGACAGATTGGCCAACGCGCCCGCACAGTGCCGTAGCGTTTCGACGTCGTTCTTCCGGCACTCGAACAGTACCGCATCCAAACCGCCGAGCCGTATCACGTTCGAGCAGGTGTCTTCGCTGTGCTTGAACAGATGCTCCAGTATGCCGGTGCCAACGCGCGAATGATCGGTCGCATTATTGCGCGTACAAACGCACGCCACATTTACCACCTTGTCCAACCCATTCTTGACCACGTGCGTGCGATTCTCGGTCGTAAGACACTGTTCCAGCAGTCGAGCGGATGAGAACTGTACCTCCGAATCGTTATCCACACAGTTTCGCATCAGTATATCGAGTCCACCGGTATTGCGCAATGTGTCACACAAACTAGCGCCGAGCTCGTGTCCATGCGTCGGTACGGCCCACGCTCGTCGAATGATTTCGTTCATATGGTTTAGCAACGTTGGTGCCTTCTTGAGCTGTTCCGTTTGCTGCAGATTCTGCACATAGCTTGCCAAATGCTTCGAGTACTTCATGATCGTATTATCGATCTCTTCCGGCGTATTGCCCAACCGTTCAAAGTCTTCGAACGAGGGAAACTCATCACCCAACAGGCCGTTCATTGCGGAGGACGACGATAGTGTGCTCATCTGGGAGGATGAACTGATCGTGCTCGTGTTGGACATGGTAAAGGTGGACTGTGTCGTGGAGGAGACGTGCTTTTCCTGGTTAAAGATACCGCTCGATGAAaccgtttgcttttgttgggCCTGCGAGATTGCCTTGTTTTCCGCACTAGAAAGAAAGCAGAGGGTTTAATATTAGGCTCCAGAATGACAGATAGTAGGGGAGGACATTTTGTACACACCTAAAGTGATCACTCTGCACTTTGCGACTGTGGGCTGCaatgttgtttgcttccgcCTGCTGGAAATCACCCATCTTCACCGATCGGGCTTCCTGTAGtggagaagatgaagaagaaaagggaTATGGTGAAATGGGGTACAATCAGATAAGCTTATCTACCAATCATTGGAGTCGCACTCCGCACGGTGCTTTATCGGAATCTCAAGCGCCGTTCAAGTGTGCTCAAGCCGGCGCAGTTTGTGTCGTAGAAGCGAACACGTTCTTCGTAGCACACGACCGAATGACGCATTCTGACTACTTTGCATCACAAATGACACCAATCCCCACGCACAATGACTTCGATTCAGGATGGTATTTATTGTGAAATCATCATTAGGTCAAAGAGTGTCCAAAAAGAGGGTCCGAAACAGGAAGCGAAACTGGATAAAACTAGCCGCAAACACACATTAGCGCTGTTGACGCTTAAAAGTACTTCAGACAGCGCTACCCATCACCCTCGAGTGATAACAGTATCACACTGTAGCGCTGATTGGAACATGTGTTTAGCTGCTAATGTCTGTTTGTACGCTGTACTACCTCCAACTAGGCACTTAATCCAAATGCGCACACGACTTTGAGACGCCCTCTGCTGGAAACGGCGATAAGCCCATTCTCTGCTCTACTACCAGCTGAGTAGGAGCCGACAGAGTAGGATAAAGAAATTgaaacagcagcatcatccaTGTTTGcacaataaagtaaaaataaatgttgtaATTTGTTCTCTCGCCTCTCGGACTAACTCTTCCCATTAAAACTGGGAGTCCTAGGTTGAATTATTAATTCACAGCCATTTTCACACCTTGCACTGGATCCCggaatcgtgtgtgtgtgtgtgtgtgtgtgtgtgtgtgtgtgtgtgtgtgtgtgtgtgtgtgtgtgtgtgtgtgtgtgtgtgtgtgtgtgtgtgtgtgtgtgtgtgtgtgtgtgtgtgtgtgtgtgtgtgtgtgtgtgtgtgtgtgtgtgtgtgtgtgtgtgtacgggcGGTAGGGAAC encodes the following:
- the LOC126562745 gene encoding uncharacterized protein LOC126562745, with the protein product MNSLPRLLNPRATSELRRSSAAGLNVVSQRPPLPPKIELRSHSYDGLLDDSASMQSRKAVVEPATTKATEGNDRVDGRGAISPTHQEEAVNEPQIARKVATGTEASIKSKNRRSRSMDDLFDDGDDGTGGDFLDNTQSMETLLEPGSPTSGTGDGCPPETPVRSMGGNICLNRRFVREDTNDDDQDTIDGSAAGSHTASHEQLCEKETITVDSTPRYVREVDSAGPELDGRTKREDDGEDDVLSTHSSVTSSLGSTASGEKGTTGPKKAPKPLINRYVKKVKSFMKM